In Sesamum indicum cultivar Zhongzhi No. 13 unplaced genomic scaffold, S_indicum_v1.0 scaffold00155, whole genome shotgun sequence, the DNA window aaaaaatatgtatcTTGGCCAAAAGATATGCCAAGTTGTTGCATAGATTAAATGATAAGATAAATtggtgtaaaaatattaagttaccAATAGAAAGTTTtcattacaattaaataatcagaaattctaaaaaaaatagtagttGGTAAAAATTGAACCATTTTAGTCAAAGAGCATTCTAATATACGtgtgtgtacatatatagatatgtacatcaaaatgtcaaatttgccaccccatatatatatttatataatactattttaatttttccacatGACGCTCAATCAatgacttattattttatatcatcttcaatttcatgatattaattaattaaatatatatgtatcagcTGCAGACTCATTCTCAAagtagaattttattttatacgcCAAGTTGTAcacttattattatgtaatatcacattaattatattaaatatgtgtcAGCAGACTAAATTTTGAagtagaatttttaaattttcttagagTTCACAAATAGGTAATTCTGTGTTGAAATTTATGTCACCTACCAATAAAACATTTGGCAGTTCTTGCAAGCCATCCAtccaattcatattttttaatacctccatccaaaaattatataggtTCATCAAACATgaggaggtatttataattttttaaataatatgggagtaatcataattatgcaaaaactCAGAAAaagtcgttgtaatttatcctaataattattttcaaaatcatttaaattcatcagcttttaaaaatttaaaatttttgcaaacaccCCTTTATTGTtgttacaaataataaacaaggattagggatttatttgaattttttccatGTGGGCAGCTGTCCTAGATTCTTTTCAGCGCccattattatattatatatgtttagaCACGCCAAGTTGTACATTTTATTATACTATGGTTGACTTGTGATTGGCAATTTCAGCAGCAGCATATCATGATGAAGAGATGCTAATGCTTCAAAATTTCTCCCCATTTGGTGTCTGAGACTGAGAGACAGAAATCAGTGATGGCTTATGCGGCTTTGATTTCTCTGGAGCATACACTTTCGCTCTCTGATAATGATATTCTTAACCAGATTGATGATAAGCTCTTGTTGCATCTTATTTACGACATTCGCaacttacaaaaaattctCAGAAGGAATCTTTTTGGTTCGGAGGAGCGGCAAATCACAGAGGCTGTACGTCGATTAGAGGACGCATTTGAATCCCATGTACAATCTGAAATCATGGAtggagatgatgatgagatgAGTTATCCATCAACACAATCTCAAGACTTGGCCTTGGAAGTGATTGTGGAAGAGATTAATCTATTTATCAAAACAGTGAAGGAGATGAAGAAGCAACTACACAACTCATCACTGTCTGAAGAAGACAATGATGCAGCTCATGTTTCGTCGGGAGTCGATCATCATCTGGATGAGAAGAAGTCAACCATCTTTGGATTAGATGATGATATTATTTCTCTCAAAGATATGCTTACAGGAAATATGTCCGGACTCCTACTTGTCCCAATATTTGGGATGGCGGGTATTggcaagaccactcttgccaAACAAGTTTATGGAGATCCAGATATAGTAAGCCATTTCGAATGTCGTGTGTTTGTCCCAATAGGCCCAAAATACCGGTTGAGACAAATCCTGGTTCGTATTCTAGCTCAGATATTACATCCTGGGACCGATACAACACATGAAGAAAGTAAAGAGGAATTACTTGTTCATCTGCACAATTGTTTGAAGAGTAAGAGATACCTAATTGTGTTGGATGATATATGGGATGAGGAAGTGTGGGATATGTTGAACGATTATTTACCGGACGATAAAGTGGGAAGTCGAATCATTCTAACAAGTAGGATAGAAGGTGTAGCTCTTAGTATCAGCTCAGAATCCGGAAAAATTTTCCACAAAATGCGGTTCCTAAATCAAGAAGAAAGTTGGCATCTTCTTTGTGCCAACGTGTTCGGAGAAGAGAATTTATGCCCTCCTCAACTCGAGAAAGCTGGGAGGAAGATTGCCGAGAAGTGCCAAGGACTTCCGCTTACTATCATTGCAATCGCTAACCACCTATCTCAAACTGAGAAGAATCTCGAGTATTGGCAGCAAGTAGCTAATGAAGTGCATATTGTTATTGGTGCAGATAAACATGTGTCGGAGGTACTGTCTTCGAGCTACTACTACTTACCTCAACATTTAAAACCATGCTTTGTCTATATGGCAGTTTTTCCGCATGATTATGACATCTCTGCCACCAAGCTCATGAAATTGTGGCACGCCGAGGGATTTCTTGAATCGTGGTGGGCTGATGAAGACTTAGAATATTCTGAGTCCGAAGATTCTGATACGGACCCTGAGTCTAAAGATCTTGCCATGTCTCAAGCGCTAGAAAATCTTGCTGCAACGGACCCTGTTTCTGAAGATGAAGATCATGCTATGGACCCTATGTCAGATATTGCCATGATATTTCTAAAGGACCTTGTTTCCAGAAATGTTGTTCAGGTTCGCGAGCGCAGCTCCTCTGGTGGAATTAAAACGTGCAACGTATATTCTGCCTTTTGGCATATATGTATTAGAGAAGGCTGGGAGGACAAGTTTTTTTATGTCATAAATAGTTATGCCAATCAAGATATAGAAAGCCAGCGCCGGATCTGCATCCACAACAACACTTTATTTGGCATCAAAGATGTCCGCAAGTCAATGCAAGCCACAAAAAATGCACATTCACTCCTTTGTACCGGGCCGCACCATCAATATCCAGTGCCAATATACCTATCTTTTGGTTTGCTAAAGGTATTGGATGCACTTACAGTCCGCTTCTTAAAACTAGTTCGGTTAAGGTACCTTGCCATCACTTATAACCGAAAACTCCCCGCTTCCATATCCAAACTCCAGAGTCTTCAATACTTGATTGTCCGTCAATATCTAAGCATCTTACCTTTAGGGCCTTCTCGGTTGTATCTGCCTATGGAGATTTGGACTATGCAAGGATTAAGGCATCTCCAAGTCATGGGAAGCGACCTACCGAATCCTAGTTCTAAGGACGCCCTCCTACCAAACCTCTTAACACTTTTAGATGTTAGTGGTCGCAGTTGTACCAGAAAGGTTATTAAAAGAATCCCAAATCTTAAGAAATTAGGAATTCGAATTGAAACAGGGCCGGATGACGTTGAACCCTTGTATTGCTTTGATAATCTTGACTTCTTCCGTGAACTTCAATCACTCAAATGTTCCGTGATGAATCCTATTTTCCAGCGTGTTGTCCCCGCCATATCTTATAATTCTATCTTCCCTACAAGCCTTAAAAAGTTAACTTTAAGTGGACTCAGATTTCCTTGGGGACACATGAGTGATATTGCTGAATTGCGGAATCTTGAAGTGCTCAAACTGCGATGCTATGCCTTCCAAGGCCGAGCTTGGGAAACTTACGAGGGGGAATTTTTCCGACTTAAATTTCTGCTGATTGAAGACACTGATCTAGAGTATTGGTACGTGGATTACGAGAGCTTTCCATCGCTTGAACGCCTAATCTTGCAGCATTGCTACAAGTTGAAAGAGATGCCTTCTGAAATAGGAGAACTCCCAAACCTT includes these proteins:
- the LOC105179417 gene encoding putative disease resistance RPP13-like protein 3; protein product: MAYAALISLEHTLSLSDNDILNQIDDKLLLHLIYDIRNLQKILRRNLFGSEERQITEAVRRLEDAFESHVQSEIMDGDDDEMSYPSTQSQDLALEVIVEEINLFIKTVKEMKKQLHNSSLSEEDNDAAHVSSGVDHHLDEKKSTIFGLDDDIISLKDMLTGNMSGLLLVPIFGMAGIGKTTLAKQVYGDPDIVSHFECRVFVPIGPKYRLRQILVRILAQILHPGTDTTHEESKEELLVHLHNCLKSKRYLIVLDDIWDEEVWDMLNDYLPDDKVGSRIILTSRIEGVALSISSESGKIFHKMRFLNQEESWHLLCANVFGEENLCPPQLEKAGRKIAEKCQGLPLTIIAIANHLSQTEKNLEYWQQVANEVHIVIGADKHVSEVLSSSYYYLPQHLKPCFVYMAVFPHDYDISATKLMKLWHAEGFLESWWADEDLEYSESEDSDTDPESKDLAMSQALENLAATDPVSEDEDHAMDPMSDIAMIFLKDLVSRNVVQVRERSSSGGIKTCNVYSAFWHICIREGWEDKFFYVINSYANQDIESQRRICIHNNTLFGIKDVRKSMQATKNAHSLLCTGPHHQYPVPIYLSFGLLKVLDALTVRFLKLVRLRVFNT
- the LOC110011330 gene encoding putative late blight resistance protein homolog R1B-16, translating into MEIWTMQGLRHLQVMGSDLPNPSSKDALLPNLLTLLDVSGRSCTRKVIKRIPNLKKLGIRIETGPDDVEPLYCFDNLDFFRELQSLKCSVMNPIFQRVVPAISYNSIFPTSLKKLTLSGLRFPWGHMSDIAELRNLEVLKLRCYAFQGRAWETYEGEFFRLKFLLIEDTDLEYWYVDYESFPSLERLILQHCYKLKEMPSEIGELPNLEKMELVDCHPSLVASAKRIAEEQQSAGNDVLQVSIKSSADDQRKRRS